Below is a window of Variovorax sp. TBS-050B DNA.
AGACCCAGGTCTACGTCGAGCGCATCGAACTGCAGCCGATCGACGCGCAGACCAACGGCCCGCAGCTGCTCTACGGCCTGCGCTACCACACCTACATCCACAAGCCCGGCCTCACGAAGATGTACCACGACCAGGTCGGCTACTGGCTCTGGGAGCCGGCCACCGGCACCGTGATGCACACGCTCGCGATCCCGCGCGGCCAGGTGGCGATGGCGGTCGGCCATGCGACGGCCGACGCCACGCGCTTCACGCTCAGCGCCGAGCGCGGCAGCCTGGTCAACGGCATCGTCTCGAATCCCTTCATCGAGCGCGCCTTCACCACGCTCGCATGGAACATCACCGTGACCCTCAACGCCGACGGCACCTGGTCCTACGACCAGGACACGGTCATGCAGATCCAGGGCCAGGCCGAGCCCTTCCACCACACCGACCGCAACACGCTCACGCGGGTCGAAGGGCCGGGGCTCAATCCGTTGGCGCTGGCGGCCCGGGCGGCCTGAAGCGCGCGGGGCCGCACCCTACATCGGGTCGGGCCCGCGCCACTCCACGCGGATCGGCCGTGCGATCGGCCGGCCGTTCTGCTCGCGCATCCACTGCTGCGCGAATTCGCGCACCGTCTGTTCGGCGTTCTGCCGCTGCGCCGCCAGGTAGGCCGGGCTCGCGCCGCGCCGCGCGAGTTCGGGGCCCAGATGGCGCAGCGCCTTCTCGCGGTTGGCGGGCGCGGCGGGCGAGAGCACGCTCTGCTCGGTGGTGACGATCTCCATGTTCGCGGTGTCGAAGCCCACCGGCGCCTGCAGCTGCAGCGGCGGCAGCGTGAGCACGTAGTGGTCGCCCTCGGGCCGCAGGCGCCATTCGGCCGCGAGCGGAATGCGGTAGACGTAGCGCGCCTGCACGCGCACGCGCGACACGGTCTTCGGCAGCCGGCTGCAGTCCACCAGCGGACAGTCCCACGAGGTCTGCCAGCCGAACTCCTCGACCTTGGCCATCTCGCTGACCTGCAGGTGGCCGCCGGGCGTGCGGATCAGTTCGATGCGCGCGGGATCGAGCAGTTGCACCTGCTGCCCGGCCGTGCCGCCGAGCGTGGCGTTCAGGCGGAACCAGCCGCCGATGACGGCGGCGGCCATGGCGCCGCCGAGCACGAAGAACAGCAGGTTCTTGCGCATCGCGCTCAGGACGACGATGCGGCGGGCGCCACCGACGCGCCCTGGATGCCGTGCCGCGCGAGCGCCTCGGCCACGAAGCCCGCGGCCTTCATGTCCTCGACGAAGGCGGCCAGTGCGCCGGCCGCGGCCGCGCCGCGGCGCTTGGGCGTGCCCATGGCCTGCCGGATCACCATGAAGCGGCCCGGCAGCAGGCGCAGGCCGGCATGGCGCGCCTGGTCGGCTTCGAGCTGCTGCTTCACGCCGGCGGCCACCTCGAGCTTCTCGTCGAGGAAGGTCTGCACCACCGCGGGCGAGGAGGGCGCGCGCACGATCTGCGCCTGCTTCAGCTCGCGCGTGAGATACAGGTCGTAGGCGCTGCCCTTGCCGACCGCCACGCGCACGCCCGCGCGGTCCACCTCTTCGTTGGCGGCGAGCGGCGAATCCTGGCGGACGAGGTAGCTGCCCTCGATCAGCACGTAAGGCGCAGTGAACGCGATCTCGGCGCCGCGCACCGGATCGATGGCGAAGAAGCCGATGTCGGCGTCGTCCGCCGCCACGGCCTCGACCGACTTGCCCGCGGTGTCGAAGACCACGAGCTCGACCGGCACGCCGAGGCGCTCGCCGAAGGCGCGCGCGAGGTCGATCGACACGCCGGCCGGCTCGCCGCTGGCCGCGTCGCGGCCCGCGAGGATCGGGTTGCCGAGGTTGATGGAGGCGCGCAGCACGCCGGTCGGCGCGAGGGCCTGGACGAGGTCGGTGGTGAGGGGGAAGGGCATGGGCCCGATTTTGATTTCATTTCAGCCTCGCGTGGCCGTGAACTTTGTCGCGCTCCGCGGCCGCCCGTGCACGCCCTCACCAGCGGAACTTCAGCCCCACGCTGGCATTGATGCCGCTCTTCGTGCGCGCGTCGCCGCCCACGGCCCAGAGCTTGCCGACCTCGCCGTAGAGGCTCATCGCGGGCGTGAGCTGCAGCGTCGCGCCGGCCGCCAGTTCGGCGCTGGTGCCGCCGGTGCGCGTGGCGATGTCGGTGCTGCCCGAGGGGCCGACGAAGCGCGTCACATCGGTGCCGCTGCTGCTGCGGTAGAGATTGGCGCGCACGTAGGGCTGCAGCGGCCCGGCGCCGGTGGTGATGTCGCCCTTCACCCGCACGCCCGCGCGCACGAGCCAGCCGCTGTGGCTGTGCTGCTGCACCAGCGCGCCCACGATGCCGGCGTCGTCCAGGCTGATGCGCTGGTGCACCAGCTGCAGCTGCGGCTCGACCAGCCATTCGGGCGAGATGCGGAAGGCCTGCCCGACCTCGACCGAGGCGAGCAGGCTGTGGCCCTTGCCCGAACTCGCGCCGCCCAGCGTGGTGGCGGCGGTGTAGCGGTGGCGGCCGGCCTGCAGCACGCCGTCGACGTAGAGGCCGCCGTCGTTCTTCCAGGTCGCGTAGGCGCCGAGGTACTGGCTGCGCAGTTCGCTGCTGCCGACCGGATAGTCCGGCAGCCCGCGCGCGAAGCCCGAAACGCCCATGCGCCCTTCGAGCTGGCCGACGTAGATGCCGACGCGCCAGTTCGGATCGGCCCAGAGGTCGTTGCCGGCCTGGACGCCCGTGAGATGGCCGTCGCTCGCAGGGCTGGCGGTGCCGGCCTGGCCGAGCTGGCGGTCGATGCGGATCAGGCGCGCCCAGCCCTGCCGGGGGCTGCCGGCACCGGGCGCCGCGGTGTTCACGCCGGCCGCGCCGTCGTCGCCCACGCGCTGGTGCAGGTTGCCCACCATCGCGAGGTTGCCCTGGCGAAACTGCTCGGGCAGCGCCGCGAGCAGCGGCACTTCGGTGCGGTAGGTCGGGATCGTCGCGCCGGCGGGCGCGACCGGCGCACCCTGCGGCGTGCCGTTGCCGCCGCTCGGTGGCGGGTCGCCGGCGGCGGGCGGTGGCGCGGGCGGTGCGGGCGGTGCCGGCGGAGCGGGCGGAGCCGGAGGTCCGGGCGGCGGCGGAGGCGGCGGGGGCGGCGGCACCACGAGGCCCGAGCGCAGGTACCAGTTCTCGCCCGCGCCCGCAGCGTCCGCGGCATGCAGGCGGTATTCGTAGGCGCCCGCGTCGACGTGGCCGCCCGCCAGCACGAAGGCGTCGCGGGTGGTCTGCGCGGTGGTGGTGGCGCCGTTCCTCGCGGTCACCACCTCGATGCCGTTGCCGGTGGTCAGCGCGCCCAGGCCGCCGAGGTTGGTGATCTGCACGAAGGTCGTGCCGCTCGCGATGGCGGTGCTGCCGCAGAGGATCAGCCGGTCGCTGAGGCTGTTGCTCGCGCCGAGCGCCGTGCCCAGGCGCAGCGTGCCGCCGTTGCCGACCCAGGGGCCCTGCACGGTGAGCGTGGCGCCCGGTGCGGCGCCCTGCACCGAGACGGTGCCGGCGTTCGTCATGGCGGCGATGGCCTGGCTGTGGCCGGCCAGGTCCAGCGTGGCGCCCGCGGCGACGGTGACGGCGCTCGCCGGGCTGAGCGCGCCGGCCGCGCCGGCGCGCAGCGTGCCGGCGGCCACCGCGGTGCTGCCGGTGTAGGTGTTGGCGCCGCCCAGCGTCAGCACGCCGGCGCCGTCCTTCACGAGGCTGCCGGCGCCCGAGACGGGGCCCGACCAGCCCATGCCGTGGCCGTTGGTGTCGATGGTCGCCGTGCCGCCGAGCAGCAGCGCGTTCGGCAGATCGAGGCCGTCGGCCCCGGCGACGACGCGGGCGGCCGCGCCGGCCTCGATGGCGACGGCGCCCTGCATCGATGCGCCCGCATTGACGGTGAGGCTGTTGCTGCCGCCGGTGAACTGCACCGCCGGTGCGCGCGTGACGCCGTCGCCGCCCAGGCCGCCCGCGATGGCGCCGCTGTTGGCGATGCCGAGGTTCGCGCCGGTGATGCCCGCGCCACCGGCGCCGGGCGCACCGCTGGCGCCGCCATTGCTGTTGGCGCCCCCGCTGCCGCCCGCGCCGCCGGCGATGGTGCCGCTGTTGGCGATGGTGGCGCCGTCGCCGACGGAACGCAGCCCGGCGCCCCCGTCGCCGCCGCCGCCCGGCGCGCCGGTGCCGCCCGCGCCGCCGCCGCCCGCACCCCCGGCGCCGCCCGCGCCGCCCGTGATCAGGCCGCTGTTGACCACGCCGACCGTGCGGCCGGTCAGCGTGAGGCCGTCGCCCCCCGCGCCGCCGCCGCCGCCCGCGGCGTTGCTGCGGGCCGGCAGCAGTTCGGAACCGCCCGTGCCGCCAGCGCCGCCCGCGAGCGTGCCGCTGTTGTCGAAACCCAGCCCGGGCGTCGCCGCGCGCAGGAAGAAGCCGCCGCCGCCGCTGCCGCCGCCGCCGGCCTGCGAGTAGGCGTTGCCGCCGGCGCCGCCCGCGCCGCCGGTCGCGCTGCCCGTGAAGCCGAGGCCGCCGCTCGGGTCGAGCAGCGTGGCGCCATGGCCGCCGGCGCCGCCGCCGCGCCCGCGGCCCAGTAGCCGTTGCCGCCCGCGCCGCCGGCACCGCCGGTGTAGCTGCCGGACGCCAGGTTGGCGTTCGAAGGCAGCGCGAAGCCCATGTGGCCGCCGCCCCCGCCGCCGCCATAGCCGTTGCCGTTCGCGAAATCGCCGGTCTGCGATTGGCCCGCGCCGCCGGCGTCGCCCTGCAGCACGCCCGGCACCACGAGGGTGGTCGAGGCTCCCGCGGCGCCGCCCGCGCCCGGCGTCGCG
It encodes the following:
- a CDS encoding ESPR domain-containing protein, coding for MNKTFRTLWNPALSAWVAAPETARGHARATCAHAVAASLLFLGAGPALAAGGAGGQPVDSTALHAGSGGSEGSGGAGGLNDSSVNAHGGDGGASTEAGASAGAAADIGGFAGATPGAGGAAGASTTLVVPGVLQGDAGGAGQSQTGDFANGNGYGGGGGGGHMGFALPSNANLASGSYTGGAGGAGGNGYWAAGAAAAPAAMAPRCSTRAAASASRAARPAARAAPAATPTRRPAAAAAAAAASSCARRRPGWVSTTAARSRAALAARAVPNCCRPAATPRAAAAARGATASR
- a CDS encoding autotransporter outer membrane beta-barrel domain-containing protein, with protein sequence MVNSGLITGGAGGAGGAGGGGAGGTGAPGGGGDGGAGLRSVGDGATIANSGTIAGGAGGSGGANSNGGASGAPGAGGAGITGANLGIANSGAIAGGLGGDGVTRAPAVQFTGGSNSLTVNAGASMQGAVAIEAGAAARVVAGADGLDLPNALLLGGTATIDTNGHGMGWSGPVSGAGSLVKDGAGVLTLGGANTYTGSTAVAAGTLRAGAAGALSPASAVTVAAGATLDLAGHSQAIAAMTNAGTVSVQGAAPGATLTVQGPWVGNGGTLRLGTALGASNSLSDRLILCGSTAIASGTTFVQITNLGGLGALTTGNGIEVVTARNGATTTAQTTRDAFVLAGGHVDAGAYEYRLHAADAAGAGENWYLRSGLVVPPPPPPPPPPGPPAPPAPPAPPAPPAPPPAAGDPPPSGGNGTPQGAPVAPAGATIPTYRTEVPLLAALPEQFRQGNLAMVGNLHQRVGDDGAAGVNTAAPGAGSPRQGWARLIRIDRQLGQAGTASPASDGHLTGVQAGNDLWADPNWRVGIYVGQLEGRMGVSGFARGLPDYPVGSSELRSQYLGAYATWKNDGGLYVDGVLQAGRHRYTAATTLGGASSGKGHSLLASVEVGQAFRISPEWLVEPQLQLVHQRISLDDAGIVGALVQQHSHSGWLVRAGVRVKGDITTGAGPLQPYVRANLYRSSSGTDVTRFVGPSGSTDIATRTGGTSAELAAGATLQLTPAMSLYGEVGKLWAVGGDARTKSGINASVGLKFRW
- a CDS encoding ABC transporter substrate-binding protein, whose protein sequence is MPFPLTTDLVQALAPTGVLRASINLGNPILAGRDAASGEPAGVSIDLARAFGERLGVPVELVVFDTAGKSVEAVAADDADIGFFAIDPVRGAEIAFTAPYVLIEGSYLVRQDSPLAANEEVDRAGVRVAVGKGSAYDLYLTRELKQAQIVRAPSSPAVVQTFLDEKLEVAAGVKQQLEADQARHAGLRLLPGRFMVIRQAMGTPKRRGAAAAGALAAFVEDMKAAGFVAEALARHGIQGASVAPAASSS
- a CDS encoding heme-binding beta-barrel domain-containing protein, yielding MNPTEDIYTEPPADPDTLANLGPLRAMAGVWEGTRGVDVKPKREGPKTQVYVERIELQPIDAQTNGPQLLYGLRYHTYIHKPGLTKMYHDQVGYWLWEPATGTVMHTLAIPRGQVAMAVGHATADATRFTLSAERGSLVNGIVSNPFIERAFTTLAWNITVTLNADGTWSYDQDTVMQIQGQAEPFHHTDRNTLTRVEGPGLNPLALAARAA